In one window of Defluviimonas sp. SAOS-178_SWC DNA:
- a CDS encoding NADP-dependent malic enzyme produces MAADDPKAAKRQEALDYHEFPKPGKLEIRATKPMTTGRDLSNAYSPGVAEACLEIEKTPADAARYTAKGNLVAVISNGTAVLGLGNIGAQASKPVMEGKAVLFKKFAGIDCFDIEVNESDPEKLADIVCSLEPTFGAVNLEDIKAPDCFLVERLCRERMNIPVFHDDQHGTAIVAAAAAYNALIVAKKKVGEIKVVALGAGAAGIACLKMLMVMGVRKENITMLDSKGVVHTGRNDLNAEKQEFAKKTEMRTTMEAMEGADLFLGVSGPGLLTREMVAKMAADPIIFALANPVPEIMPEEARAAAPGALIATGRSDYPNQVNNVLCFPFIFRGALDAGATEINDAMKLACVEAIAGLARETASAELGAAYQGERLTFGPEYLIPKPFDPRLLPTIATAVAKAAIDSGVATRKIDFDEYRSHLQGQVFRSHTIMRRVFDTARQAQRRVVFAEGEDERVMRAAQSLLEERIDTPILIGRRSVVEARLERAGLKIRPGADFELVDPEDDPRYRDYWTTYHEITRRQGVTPDLARAVLRTNTTAIAAVMVHRGDADSMICGTFGQYRWHLNYVTQVLSTDELHPIGALSLVLVDQGPLFVADTHVTAEPTAAQIADTVVAAARHVRRFGVEPKVALCSGSQFGNLDSASGRAMRGAMAILDGQTVDFEYEGEMHTDAALDGDLRERLFPGGRLTGRANVLVYANTDAAGAARNIMKSVANGLEVGPILMGMGNRAHIVTPAITVRGLLNISALAGSAVSSYG; encoded by the coding sequence ATGGCAGCTGACGATCCTAAGGCGGCAAAGCGCCAGGAGGCGCTCGACTATCACGAATTCCCGAAACCCGGGAAACTCGAGATCCGGGCGACGAAACCCATGACCACGGGGCGCGACCTGTCGAACGCCTATTCGCCCGGCGTCGCGGAAGCCTGTCTCGAGATCGAGAAGACGCCCGCAGACGCGGCGCGCTATACCGCCAAGGGCAACCTCGTCGCCGTCATCTCGAACGGCACCGCCGTGCTCGGCCTCGGCAATATCGGGGCGCAGGCGTCGAAGCCGGTGATGGAGGGCAAGGCGGTTCTCTTCAAGAAATTCGCCGGGATCGACTGTTTCGACATCGAGGTGAACGAGAGCGACCCCGAGAAGCTGGCCGACATCGTCTGTTCGCTGGAACCCACCTTCGGCGCGGTCAACCTCGAAGACATCAAGGCGCCCGATTGCTTCCTCGTGGAACGACTCTGCCGCGAGCGCATGAACATTCCGGTCTTCCACGACGACCAGCACGGCACCGCCATCGTCGCCGCCGCCGCGGCCTATAATGCGCTGATCGTGGCGAAGAAGAAGGTCGGGGAGATCAAGGTCGTCGCGCTCGGCGCCGGCGCGGCCGGGATCGCCTGCCTCAAGATGCTGATGGTCATGGGGGTGAGGAAGGAAAACATCACCATGCTCGACAGCAAGGGCGTGGTGCATACGGGGCGCAACGACCTCAATGCCGAAAAGCAGGAATTCGCCAAGAAGACCGAAATGCGCACCACGATGGAGGCGATGGAGGGCGCGGACCTGTTCCTTGGCGTCTCGGGCCCCGGCCTTCTGACCAGGGAGATGGTCGCCAAGATGGCCGCCGATCCGATCATCTTCGCACTGGCCAACCCGGTGCCGGAGATCATGCCGGAAGAGGCACGCGCCGCCGCGCCGGGGGCGCTGATCGCCACCGGACGCTCGGACTATCCGAACCAGGTCAACAACGTCCTGTGCTTCCCCTTCATCTTCCGCGGCGCGCTCGATGCCGGCGCGACCGAGATCAACGACGCGATGAAGCTTGCCTGCGTCGAGGCGATCGCCGGGCTGGCGCGGGAAACCGCCTCGGCCGAGCTTGGCGCCGCCTATCAGGGCGAACGGCTGACCTTCGGACCGGAATACCTGATCCCGAAGCCCTTCGACCCCCGGCTTCTGCCCACCATCGCGACGGCCGTCGCGAAGGCCGCCATCGATTCCGGCGTCGCCACGCGCAAGATCGACTTCGACGAATACCGCTCGCACCTTCAGGGGCAGGTCTTCCGTTCGCACACGATCATGCGGCGGGTCTTCGACACCGCCCGTCAGGCGCAGCGCAGGGTGGTCTTCGCCGAGGGCGAGGACGAGCGCGTGATGCGCGCGGCCCAGTCGCTCCTGGAAGAGCGGATCGACACGCCGATCCTGATCGGCCGCCGCTCCGTGGTCGAAGCCCGGCTGGAGCGGGCGGGCCTCAAGATCCGGCCCGGCGCCGATTTCGAACTGGTCGATCCCGAGGATGATCCGCGCTACCGCGACTACTGGACAACCTATCACGAGATCACCCGGCGCCAGGGCGTGACGCCCGACCTCGCCCGGGCGGTGCTGCGAACCAACACCACGGCGATCGCGGCCGTGATGGTGCATCGCGGCGACGCCGACAGCATGATCTGCGGCACCTTCGGCCAGTATCGCTGGCACCTGAACTACGTCACTCAGGTCCTGTCGACCGACGAACTGCACCCGATCGGGGCGCTGTCGCTCGTCCTTGTCGATCAGGGGCCGCTCTTCGTCGCCGACACCCATGTGACCGCGGAACCGACGGCCGCGCAGATCGCCGACACCGTCGTCGCGGCCGCGCGCCATGTGCGCCGCTTCGGGGTGGAGCCCAAGGTCGCGCTCTGCTCCGGGTCGCAGTTCGGCAACCTCGACAGCGCGTCGGGCCGGGCCATGCGCGGCGCCATGGCAATTCTCGACGGCCAGACCGTGGATTTCGAATACGAGGGCGAGATGCACACCGATGCCGCGCTCGACGGCGACCTGCGGGAACGGCTGTTCCCCGGCGGAAGGCTGACGGGCCGGGCCAATGTGCTGGTCTACGCCAACACCGATGCCGCCGGCGCCGCCCGGAACATCATGAAATCGGTCGCAAACGGCCTCGAAGTCGGCCCGATCCTGATGGGGATGGGCAACCGCGCCCATATCGTCACGCCCGCGATCACCGTCCGCGGATTGCTGAACATCTCGGCGCTCGCCGGATCCGCCGTTTCATCCTACGGCTGA
- a CDS encoding NCS1 family nucleobase:cation symporter-1 produces MVSTHHDHVAHGDTISGESTHTLNPAGAREKTWGWFAIFNIWANDVQSLFGYSLVASLFISYGVGGWTAFAALIVAGLFVMWMVNLSGAAGEKYGIPYPVLARASLGTQGAKLPAILRSTVAVFWYGVQVYFASTALALLIRSITGIHGGTEILGLTGIDWLSFFIVWVLHIAIFWRGMGWVETFLNIAGPFVYIVMIGLVIVLWNRSEGQLLSATATIFANPEGTLATEFEGFIAIVGTMVAYFAAVMINFSDFSRYAKDRRAMVIGNLAGLPFNMILFSALALLTTGGAAVVFGEEIINPTEIVERTDSVLLGVIAAITFFAATVGINLVANFIPAVNGIANLAPEKISFRKAGVITSVFALVIGGFWNSFISQFGISGFVNTLGATLAPIYGIMIVDYYLHRKQHLDLDDLYDMERGRYHYGNGWNDAAVKAFGLAAVFSVATVWVPWFASLSGYNWVIGAILGGVIYHAMAKGAVKV; encoded by the coding sequence ATGGTGTCCACTCATCACGATCATGTCGCCCACGGCGACACGATTTCCGGCGAAAGCACACATACGCTGAACCCGGCAGGAGCAAGAGAAAAGACCTGGGGATGGTTCGCCATCTTCAACATCTGGGCAAATGACGTTCAGTCGCTCTTCGGCTATTCGCTGGTGGCATCGCTGTTCATTTCCTACGGCGTCGGCGGCTGGACCGCCTTCGCGGCGCTCATCGTCGCCGGGCTTTTCGTCATGTGGATGGTCAACCTCTCCGGCGCGGCCGGAGAGAAATACGGCATTCCCTACCCGGTTCTGGCGCGCGCCAGTCTGGGCACCCAGGGGGCAAAGCTGCCGGCGATACTGAGATCGACGGTCGCCGTGTTCTGGTACGGCGTCCAGGTCTATTTCGCCTCGACGGCGCTCGCGCTCCTGATCCGGTCGATCACCGGCATCCATGGCGGGACCGAAATCCTCGGACTTACCGGCATCGACTGGTTGTCGTTCTTCATCGTCTGGGTGCTGCATATCGCGATCTTCTGGCGCGGCATGGGCTGGGTCGAAACCTTCCTGAACATCGCCGGACCGTTCGTCTACATCGTGATGATCGGCCTTGTCATCGTGCTCTGGAACCGTTCGGAAGGGCAGCTTCTGTCGGCCACGGCGACGATCTTCGCCAATCCCGAGGGCACCTTGGCCACCGAGTTCGAGGGCTTCATCGCCATCGTCGGCACCATGGTCGCCTATTTCGCGGCGGTGATGATCAACTTCTCCGACTTCTCGCGCTATGCCAAGGACCGGCGCGCGATGGTCATCGGCAACCTCGCCGGCCTGCCGTTCAACATGATCCTGTTCTCGGCTCTGGCCCTTCTGACGACCGGCGGCGCGGCCGTGGTCTTCGGCGAGGAGATCATCAACCCGACCGAGATCGTCGAGCGTACCGACAGCGTGCTTCTGGGCGTGATCGCGGCGATCACCTTCTTCGCGGCGACGGTTGGCATCAACCTCGTGGCGAACTTCATCCCGGCGGTGAACGGTATCGCCAACCTCGCGCCCGAAAAGATCAGCTTCCGCAAGGCCGGTGTCATCACCTCGGTCTTCGCCCTGGTGATCGGCGGGTTCTGGAACAGCTTCATCAGCCAGTTCGGGATCAGCGGCTTCGTCAACACGCTGGGCGCGACGCTGGCACCGATCTACGGGATCATGATCGTCGACTACTACCTGCACCGGAAGCAGCACCTGGACCTCGACGATCTCTATGACATGGAGCGCGGCCGCTACCACTATGGCAACGGCTGGAACGACGCGGCGGTCAAGGCCTTCGGGCTGGCGGCGGTCTTCTCGGTGGCGACCGTCTGGGTGCCGTGGTTCGCATCCCTGTCGGGCTACAACTGGGTGATCGGCGCGATCCTCGGCGGCGTGATCTATCACGCCATGGCCAAGGGCGCCGTCAAGGTCTGA
- the bhcD gene encoding iminosuccinate reductase BhcD, whose amino-acid sequence MIIVPEKEIAGLMTAEAAFDAVEKVFASMAARTAYNFPVIREAIGHADALYGFKSGFDRAALNLGLKSGGYWPGNAQKGLTNHQSTIFLFDADTGKCRAVVGGNLLTALRTAAAAAVSVAHLARKDAKVLGIVGAGHQAAYQMRAVAAQRPFERVVAWNRTPEKLEGLRKAAEALGLPFESVSLEDLGAASDVIVTITSSFGAILTSEHVKDGTHIACMGTDTKGKQEVDADKLIRRSTLFTDEVAQSVTIGEFQHAIIDLTIRKEDIVELGQVINGDHPGRTSEKEITIFDGTGVGLQDLAVASSVVDLAVKQGVAVEVEF is encoded by the coding sequence ATGATCATCGTCCCCGAAAAAGAGATCGCCGGCCTGATGACGGCGGAAGCCGCCTTTGACGCGGTCGAGAAGGTGTTTGCATCCATGGCGGCACGCACCGCCTACAACTTTCCGGTGATCCGCGAGGCGATCGGCCATGCCGACGCGCTTTACGGCTTCAAGTCCGGCTTCGACCGCGCCGCGCTGAACCTCGGCCTCAAGTCCGGCGGCTACTGGCCCGGCAATGCGCAAAAGGGCCTGACCAACCACCAGTCCACGATCTTCCTGTTCGACGCCGATACCGGCAAATGCCGCGCCGTCGTGGGCGGCAACCTTCTGACCGCGCTCAGAACGGCCGCCGCTGCCGCCGTTTCGGTGGCGCATCTGGCCCGGAAGGACGCGAAGGTTCTCGGTATCGTCGGTGCGGGCCATCAGGCGGCCTACCAGATGCGCGCCGTTGCGGCGCAACGGCCCTTCGAACGGGTCGTGGCGTGGAACCGCACGCCCGAGAAGCTGGAAGGTCTGCGCAAGGCCGCAGAAGCGCTTGGCCTGCCCTTCGAGAGCGTCTCGCTCGAGGATCTCGGCGCCGCCAGCGACGTGATCGTCACCATCACGTCGAGCTTCGGCGCGATCCTGACCTCCGAGCATGTCAAGGACGGCACCCACATCGCCTGCATGGGCACCGATACCAAGGGCAAGCAGGAAGTCGATGCGGACAAGCTGATCCGCCGGTCGACGCTCTTTACCGACGAAGTGGCGCAGTCGGTCACGATCGGCGAATTCCAGCACGCGATCATCGACCTGACCATTCGCAAGGAAGACATCGTCGAACTCGGCCAGGTCATCAACGGCGACCATCCGGGCCGGACCTCGGAGAAGGAAATAACGATCTTTGACGGCACGGGTGTCGGGCTTCAGGACTTGGCCGTGGCCTCGTCCGTGGTCGATCTCGCGGTCAAGCAGGGTGTTGCGGTCGAGGTCGAGTTCTAG
- the bhcC gene encoding 3-hydroxy-D-aspartate aldolase BhcC encodes MNAPVNIDTLEVGYDIPAKPGMDEKDIQTPCLVLDLDALERNIKKMGDYAKAHGMRHRSHGKMHKSVDVQKLQEKLGGAVGVCCQKVSEAEVFVRGGIKDVLVSNQVRDPKKIDRLARLPKLGSSIIVCVDDVNNVAELSAAAVKHGTELGVFIEIDCGAGRCGVTRTEDVVKIAKAVAAAPGLKFKGIQAYQGAMQHMDSYEARKEKLDIAIAMVKDAVEALKKEGLEPELVSGGGTGSYYFESNSGVYNELQCGSYAFMDADYGRIHDKDGKRIDQGEWENAFFILTQVMSHAKADKAICDAGLKAQSVDSGLPFIYGRDDVKYIKCSDEHGVIEDPKGVLKVGEKLRLVPGHCDPTANVHDWYVGVRGGKVEAVWPVSARGKAY; translated from the coding sequence ATGAACGCACCCGTCAACATCGACACCCTCGAGGTCGGCTACGACATCCCCGCCAAGCCGGGCATGGACGAGAAGGACATCCAGACGCCCTGTCTCGTCCTCGATCTCGACGCGCTTGAGCGCAACATCAAGAAGATGGGCGACTATGCCAAGGCGCATGGCATGCGTCACCGCAGCCACGGCAAGATGCACAAGTCTGTCGACGTCCAGAAGCTTCAGGAAAAGCTCGGCGGCGCGGTCGGCGTCTGCTGCCAGAAAGTGTCCGAAGCCGAAGTCTTCGTGCGCGGCGGCATCAAGGACGTTCTGGTGTCGAACCAGGTCCGCGACCCGAAGAAGATCGACCGGCTGGCGCGGCTGCCGAAGCTCGGCTCCTCGATCATCGTCTGCGTCGATGACGTCAACAACGTTGCCGAACTGTCGGCCGCGGCTGTCAAGCATGGCACCGAACTGGGCGTCTTCATCGAGATCGACTGCGGCGCCGGGCGCTGCGGCGTCACCAGGACCGAGGATGTCGTCAAGATCGCCAAGGCCGTCGCGGCGGCGCCGGGCCTGAAGTTCAAGGGCATCCAGGCCTATCAGGGCGCGATGCAGCACATGGACAGCTACGAGGCGCGCAAGGAAAAGCTCGACATCGCCATCGCCATGGTGAAGGACGCGGTCGAGGCCCTCAAGAAAGAAGGGCTGGAGCCTGAACTGGTGTCCGGCGGCGGCACCGGCTCCTACTATTTCGAGAGCAACTCGGGCGTCTACAACGAGCTTCAGTGCGGCTCCTACGCGTTCATGGATGCCGACTATGGCCGTATTCACGACAAGGACGGCAAGCGCATCGACCAGGGTGAGTGGGAAAACGCCTTTTTCATCCTGACCCAGGTGATGAGCCACGCGAAGGCCGACAAGGCGATCTGCGACGCCGGCCTCAAGGCGCAGTCGGTCGATAGCGGCCTGCCCTTCATCTATGGCCGCGACGACGTGAAATACATCAAATGCTCAGACGAGCATGGCGTCATCGAGGATCCGAAAGGCGTCCTGAAGGTCGGCGAGAAGCTGCGCCTGGTGCCCGGCCACTGCGACCCCACCGCGAACGTGCACGACTGGTATGTCGGTGTCAGGGGCGGCAAGGTCGAAGCCGTCTGGCCGGTCTCGGCCCGCGGCAAGGCCTACTGA
- the bhcB gene encoding beta-hydroxyaspartate dehydratase BhcB, with protein sequence MSDTETLYIPTYEDMLAAHERIKPHIRRTPVRTSDYLNELAGCELFFKCENFQEPGAFKVRGATNAVFGLTEEQAKKGVATHSSGNHASCLSYAAMLRGIPCNVVMPRTAPQAKKDTVRRYGGKITECEPSTSSREATFAKVQAETGGDFVHPYNDPRVIAGQGTCSRELMEQADGLDFVVAPIGGGGMISGTCLTLSTLAPETRVIAAEPEQADDAYRSFKAGHIIADDAPKTIADGLLVPLKDLTWHFVSNHVSDIYTASEQEIIDAMKLTWKHLRVVMEPSSAVPLATILKNPGTFKGKRVGVIITGGNVDLDKLPWNV encoded by the coding sequence ATGAGCGATACCGAAACCCTTTATATCCCGACCTACGAGGACATGCTGGCCGCGCATGAGCGCATCAAGCCGCATATCCGCCGCACGCCGGTCCGCACCTCGGACTACCTGAACGAACTGGCGGGTTGCGAGCTGTTCTTCAAGTGCGAGAACTTCCAGGAGCCGGGCGCCTTCAAGGTGCGCGGCGCCACCAACGCGGTCTTCGGGCTGACCGAAGAGCAGGCGAAGAAGGGCGTGGCCACGCATTCGTCCGGCAACCATGCCTCGTGCCTGTCCTACGCGGCGATGCTGCGCGGCATTCCCTGCAACGTGGTGATGCCGCGGACCGCGCCGCAGGCCAAGAAGGACACGGTGCGCCGCTACGGCGGCAAGATCACCGAATGCGAGCCCTCGACCTCGTCGCGCGAGGCGACCTTTGCCAAGGTGCAGGCTGAAACCGGCGGCGACTTCGTGCATCCCTACAACGATCCCCGCGTCATCGCGGGGCAGGGGACCTGCTCGCGCGAGCTGATGGAGCAGGCCGACGGGCTTGATTTCGTCGTCGCCCCGATCGGCGGCGGCGGCATGATCTCGGGCACCTGCCTGACGCTGTCGACGCTGGCGCCGGAAACCAGGGTCATCGCCGCCGAGCCTGAGCAGGCCGACGACGCCTATCGCAGCTTCAAGGCCGGCCACATCATCGCCGACGATGCGCCCAAGACCATTGCCGACGGGCTCCTGGTGCCTTTGAAGGACCTCACCTGGCATTTCGTGTCGAACCATGTCTCCGATATCTACACCGCGTCGGAGCAGGAGATCATCGACGCGATGAAACTCACCTGGAAGCACCTCCGGGTGGTGATGGAACCGTCGAGCGCCGTGCCGCTTGCCACCATCCTCAAGAACCCCGGCACGTTCAAAGGCAAACGTGTCGGCGTCATCATCACCGGCGGCAATGTCGACCTCGACAAGCTTCCCTGGAACGTTTGA
- the bhcA gene encoding L-aspartate--glyoxylate aminotransferase BhcA: protein MSFQNPVFIPGPTNMPEEIRKACYMPTIDHRSPVFGKILNPCLDNVRKILKSDTARIFIYPSTGTGGWETAISNTLSPGDKVLAARNGMFSHRWIDMCQRHGLDVQIVETTWGEGLPADRYEEILTADTGHQIKVVLATHNETATGVKSDIAAVRRALDAAKHPALLFVDGVSSIASMDFRFDEWGVDIAVTGSQKGFMLPAGLAILGFSDKAIAASKTAKLPRTFFDIDDMTKGYANNAFPYTPPVGLMNGLKLATDMLLEEGLENVFARHHRIAEGVRRAVDAWGLKLCAARPDVYSDTVSAIRTPEGFNATEIVTHAASKYGVAFGVGLGEVAGKVFRIGHLGMLTDVLALSGIATAEMVMADLGLKVKLGSGVAAAQDYYRNDANAVKKAAA, encoded by the coding sequence ATGAGCTTCCAGAATCCCGTTTTCATTCCCGGCCCGACCAACATGCCGGAAGAGATCCGCAAGGCCTGCTACATGCCGACGATCGACCACCGGTCGCCGGTCTTCGGCAAGATCCTCAACCCCTGCCTGGACAATGTCCGCAAGATCCTGAAATCCGATACGGCCCGGATCTTCATCTATCCCTCGACCGGCACCGGCGGCTGGGAGACCGCGATCTCCAACACGCTGTCGCCCGGCGACAAGGTTCTTGCGGCGCGCAACGGCATGTTCAGCCATCGCTGGATCGACATGTGCCAGCGCCACGGGCTTGACGTCCAGATCGTCGAGACCACCTGGGGCGAGGGCCTGCCCGCCGACCGCTACGAAGAGATCCTGACCGCCGATACCGGCCACCAGATCAAGGTCGTGCTGGCGACGCACAACGAGACCGCGACCGGCGTGAAATCGGACATCGCCGCGGTGCGCCGCGCGCTCGACGCCGCGAAGCATCCCGCGCTGCTCTTCGTCGACGGCGTGTCCTCCATCGCCTCGATGGATTTCCGCTTCGACGAATGGGGCGTCGACATCGCCGTCACCGGCAGCCAGAAGGGCTTCATGCTGCCCGCCGGCCTCGCCATCCTCGGCTTCTCGGACAAGGCCATCGCGGCCTCGAAGACCGCCAAGCTGCCGCGCACCTTCTTCGACATCGACGACATGACCAAGGGGTACGCCAACAACGCCTTCCCCTACACGCCGCCGGTCGGCCTGATGAACGGGCTGAAGCTGGCCACCGACATGCTGCTGGAAGAGGGGCTGGAAAACGTCTTCGCCCGTCACCACCGCATCGCCGAAGGCGTGCGCCGCGCCGTCGACGCCTGGGGCCTGAAGCTTTGCGCCGCGCGCCCCGACGTCTATTCCGACACCGTGAGTGCGATCCGCACGCCCGAGGGCTTCAACGCGACCGAGATCGTCACCCATGCCGCCTCGAAATACGGCGTCGCCTTCGGCGTCGGCCTCGGCGAGGTGGCGGGCAAGGTGTTCCGCATCGGCCATCTGGGCATGCTCACCGACGTGCTGGCGCTTTCGGGCATCGCAACGGCCGAGATGGTGATGGCCGATCTCGGCCTGAAGGTGAAACTCGGCTCCGGCGTCGCGGCGGCCCAGGACTACTATCGCAACGACGCGAACGCGGTGAAGAAGGCGGCGGCGTGA
- the bhcR gene encoding HTH-type transcriptional regulator BhcR, producing MDEKPARRGRPRAWSGSASQPTIRALDRALDVLDAIAAANGLTLSEISRQLGESPATIYRILTTFEARGMAESEAHSQVWRVGAAAFRLGTAFLRRSNVLERSQAQMRLLMETTGETSNLGIERNGAVMFIAQAETHESIRAFFPPGTVSPMHASGIGKALLSRYEDSRVKDFLHDRQLERFTDKTITSREALLDDLKQIRAVGYSYDDEERTTGMRCVAAPIIDAYGKAVAGISVSGPTHRMRSDMIPRLGLLVAAAAARVSRDIGAAIRP from the coding sequence ATGGACGAGAAGCCAGCCCGCAGGGGGCGCCCGCGCGCCTGGTCCGGATCGGCATCGCAGCCAACCATCCGGGCCCTCGACAGGGCGCTCGACGTTCTCGACGCGATCGCTGCCGCGAACGGATTGACGCTCAGCGAGATTTCGCGGCAGCTCGGCGAGTCGCCGGCCACGATCTACCGGATCCTGACGACCTTCGAGGCCCGCGGGATGGCAGAGAGCGAGGCGCATAGCCAGGTCTGGCGGGTCGGCGCCGCCGCGTTCCGGCTGGGCACCGCCTTTCTGAGGCGCAGCAACGTGCTGGAACGCAGTCAGGCACAAATGCGGCTCCTGATGGAAACGACCGGCGAGACATCGAACCTCGGGATCGAGAGGAACGGGGCGGTGATGTTCATTGCCCAGGCCGAAACGCATGAATCGATCCGCGCCTTTTTCCCGCCCGGCACGGTGTCGCCGATGCATGCCTCGGGTATCGGGAAGGCGCTGCTCAGCCGCTATGAGGACAGCCGGGTGAAGGATTTCCTGCACGACCGGCAGCTGGAACGGTTCACGGACAAGACCATCACCTCGCGCGAGGCGCTGCTCGACGATCTGAAACAGATCCGCGCGGTGGGATATTCCTATGATGACGAGGAACGCACGACCGGGATGCGGTGCGTCGCGGCCCCGATCATCGATGCCTATGGCAAGGCCGTCGCGGGCATTTCGGTGTCCGGCCCCACGCACCGCATGCGCTCGGACATGATTCCGCGCCTCGGTCTTTTGGTTGCCGCCGCCGCCGCGCGCGTGTCGCGCGACATTGGCGCGGCAATACGGCCCTGA
- a CDS encoding bifunctional allantoicase/(S)-ureidoglycine aminohydrolase — MSKRSYYAPTGGLPPQTQLLTDRAMFTEAYAVIPRGTFSDIVASLLPFWDDARFWVLSRPLSGFAETFSQYIAEVLPGGGSDRPETDEGVEAVLFVVEGDLSLTIEGTTHAMEEGGYAYIPPDADWTLRNTGKVTARFHWFRKAYQAVEGLDAPDPLILNENDIAPTPMPDTNGAWATTRFVDPTDLRHDMHVTIVTFQPGGVIPFAETHVMEHGLYVLEGKAVYRLNQDWVEVEAGDYMWLRAFCPQACYAGGPGPFRYLLYKDVNRHMPL, encoded by the coding sequence ATGTCCAAGCGATCCTATTACGCGCCGACGGGCGGCCTGCCGCCGCAGACGCAGCTTCTGACCGACCGCGCGATGTTCACCGAAGCCTATGCGGTGATTCCCCGTGGCACCTTCAGCGACATCGTGGCCAGCCTGCTTCCCTTCTGGGACGATGCGCGGTTCTGGGTCCTGTCGCGGCCCCTGTCGGGCTTCGCCGAAACCTTCTCGCAATATATCGCCGAGGTCCTGCCCGGCGGCGGCAGCGACCGGCCCGAGACGGATGAAGGGGTCGAGGCGGTTCTGTTCGTGGTCGAGGGCGATCTGTCGCTGACCATCGAGGGTACGACGCATGCGATGGAAGAGGGCGGCTACGCCTATATCCCGCCCGACGCCGACTGGACGCTGCGCAACACCGGCAAGGTCACGGCGCGGTTCCACTGGTTCCGCAAGGCATATCAGGCGGTGGAGGGGCTCGACGCGCCCGATCCGCTGATCCTGAACGAAAACGACATCGCGCCGACGCCGATGCCCGACACCAACGGCGCCTGGGCGACCACGCGCTTCGTCGATCCGACCGACCTGCGCCACGACATGCATGTCACGATCGTGACCTTCCAGCCGGGCGGGGTCATTCCGTTTGCCGAAACCCATGTGATGGAACACGGTCTGTACGTGCTCGAAGGGAAGGCGGTCTACCGTCTCAACCAGGACTGGGTGGAAGTCGAGGCCGGCGATTACATGTGGCTGAGGGCCTTCTGCCCGCAGGCGTGCTATGCCGGCGGTCCCGGCCCGTTCCGGTATCTGCTCTACAAGGACGTGAACCGCCACATGCCGCTTTAG